A part of Rhodamnia argentea isolate NSW1041297 chromosome 8, ASM2092103v1, whole genome shotgun sequence genomic DNA contains:
- the LOC115738309 gene encoding phosphatidylinositol N-acetylglucosaminyltransferase subunit A, with the protein MGDRERHRILMVSDFFYPNFGGVESHIYYLSQCLLKLGHKVVVMTHAYGNRSGVRYVTRGLKVYYIPWRPFFMQNTLPTFYGTLPIIRTILIREKITLVHGHQAFSTLCHEALMHARTMGYKVVFTDHSLYGFADVGSIHMNKVLQFTLADVSQAICVSHTSKENTVLRSGLPPEKVFVIPNAVDTAMFIPAPENPRSNDEIVIVVISRLVYRKGADLLVEVIPEVCRLYPRVRFVVGGDGPKRVRLEEMREKHFLQDRVEMLGAVPHSRVRSVLISGHIFLNSSLTEAFCIAILEAASCGLLTVSTRVGGVPEVLPDDMVVLAEPDPVDMVRAIKKAITILPTVDPQDMHKRIKKLYDWHDVARRTEIVYDRAMKCSSQNLLERLARYLSCGSWAGKLFCLVMIIDFLLFCLLPLVQPAIDIEEVPDMVMSPGEDSSAGDHNIPEWS; encoded by the exons ATGGGCGATCGGGAAAGGCATAGGATCTTGATGGTCTCTGATTTCTTCTATCCTAACTTTGGTGGTGTGGAGAGTCATATATATTATCTTTCTCAATGCTTGTTAAAGCTGGGACACAAG GTGGTGGTGATGACGCATGCATATGGAAATCGTTCTGGCGTGAGATATGTGACTCGTGGGTTGAAGGTTTATTACATTCCTTGGAGACCATTTTTCATGCAGAACACTCTGCCAACGTTTTATGGGACGTTGCCTATCATAAGAACCATCCTCATTCGGGAAAAGATTACGCTTGTGCATGGACATCAAGCTTTCTCGACTCTTTGTCATGAAGCCTTGATGCACGCACGCACTATGGGTTATAAAGTGGTATTTACTGACCATTCGCTATATGGTTTTGCTGATGTTGGCAGCATTCACATGAACAAGGTATTGCAATTTACTCTAGCAGATGTGAGTCAGGCCATTTGTGTATCTCATACTAGTAAGGAAAATACAGTTCTTCGGTCAGGGCTTCCACCGGAGAAGGTCTTTGTTATACCTAATGCAGTGGACACGGCCATGTTCATACCTGCTCCAGAGAATCCCAGAAGTAATGATGAAATTGTCATCGTTGTGATAAGTAGATTGGTTTACCGGAAAGGTGCGGATTTACTGGTTGAAGTCATTCCAGAAGTATGCAGATTGTATCCTCGT GTACGTTTTGTGGTTGGGGGCGATGGACCCAAACGAGTTAGACTGGAGGAAATGAGAGAGAAGCATTTCCTTCAAGATAGAGTGGAAATGTTGGGTGCCGTACCTCATTCTCGTGTACGCTCTGTACTGATTTCTGGCCACATTTTCTTGAACAG TTCTCTAACAGAAGCATTTTGCATAGCCATCTTAGAGGCTGCCAGTTGTGGACTGCTGACTGTCAGTACACGTGTGGGGGGAGTGCCAGAG GTTCTACCAGATGACATGGTTGTACTTGCAGAACCTGATCCTGTTGACATGGTGCGAGCAATCAAAAAAGCAATTACTATACTTCCCACTGTTGATCCACAAGATATGCATAAACGT ATCAAGAAGCTCTATGATTGGCATGACGTTGCTAGAAGAACAGAGATTGTGTATGATCGTGCTATGAAATGTTCCAGTCAAAATCTTTTGGAACGGCTTGCCCG GTACCTCTCATGTGGATCCTGGGCCGGCAAGCTGTTTTGCTTGGTCATGATCattgattttttgttattttgtctTTTGCCGTTAGTTCAG CCTGCTATTGATATCGAAGAAGTTCCGGACATGGTGATGTCCCCTGGTGAAGACAGCAGTGCAGGAGACCACAATATTCCAGAGTGGAGCTGA